From the Salarias fasciatus chromosome 16, fSalaFa1.1, whole genome shotgun sequence genome, one window contains:
- the gmppaa gene encoding mannose-1-phosphate guanylyltransferase regulatory subunit alpha-A isoform X1, translated as MLKAVILIGGPQKGTRFRPLSFEVPKPLFPVAGVPMLQHHIEACAKVPNMKEILLIGFYQPNEELTRFLFNAQQEFKISIRYLQEYAALGTGGGIYHFRDQIVSGSPEAFFVLNADVCSAFPLAEMLSFQKEHGEPNSFVILGTTANRKQSMNYGCIVENEETNEVLHYVEKPSTFVSDIINCGIYLFNPEIFQHIGSVFQKNQQDMLLYPYDGEEPTNGWHRAEAIRLEQDIFTALAGQGKLYVYKTLRFWSQIKSAGSAIYASRLYLDQYHTTHPERLATNKEGGPKISGNVYIHPTANIDPTAMLGPNVSIGTGVTIGAGVRVRESIILHGANLQDHCCVLNSIVGWDSTIGKWARVEGTPSDPNPNDPFAKIDSETLFREGKLTPSITILGCNVTIPSEVIILNSIVLPHKDLNRSFKNQIIL; from the exons ATGTTGAAAGCGGTTATCTTAATCGGAGGTCCGCAGAAAG GCACCAGATTCAGGCCTCTGTCTTTTGAAGTACCCAAACCTCTGTTTCCTGTAGCTGGGGTTCCCATGCTCCAGCACCACATTGAAGCATGTGCcaaa GTGCCGAACATGAAAGAAATTCTGCTCATCGGCTTTTATCAGCCAAATGAAGAACTCACCAGATTTCTCTTTAACGCTCAGCAGGAGTTTAAAATTTCCATCAG GTATTTGCAGGAATACGCTGCCCTGGGCACTGGAGGGGGCATCTATCACTTCAGAGATCAGATTGTCTCGGGCAGTCCGGAGGCTTTCTTTGTACTGAATGCTGATGTTTGTTCAGCGTTTCCTCTCGCGGAGATGCTCAGCTTCCAGAAGGAACACGGAGAACCAAACAGCTTTGTTATCCTGGGGACGACG GCAAACAGAAAGCAGTCAATGAATTATGGCTGTATTGTGGAAAACGAGGAAACAAATGAG GTCTTGCATTATGTGGAAAAGCCGAGCACCTTTGTGAGCGACATCATCAACTGCGGCATTTACCTCTTCAACCCCGAGATCTTCCAGCACATCGGCTCCGTCTTTCagaagaaccagcaggacaTGTTGCT ATACCCGTATGATGG AGAGGAGCCAACTAACGGCTGGCACCGAGCGGaggccatcaggctggagcagGACATTTTCACTGCTCTGGCAGGACAGGGCAAACTCTATGTTTATAAAACCCTGCGCTTCTGGAGCCAGATTAAATCTGCTGG gtcTGCAATTTATGCCAGTCGCTTGTACCTCGACCAGTATCACACGACTCATCCTGAACGACTGGCCACAAATAAGGAGGGAGGACCCAAAATAAGTG GCAACGTCTACATTCACCCCACAGCCAATATTGATCCCACTGCTATG TTGGGCCCCAACGTCTCGATCGGCACCGGCGTGACGATCGGCGCTGGAGTCCGAGTTCGAGAGTCCATCATCCTCCATGGTGCCAATTTACAA GATCACTGCTGCGTGCTGAACAGCATCGTGGGATGGGACAGCACCATCGGAAAGTGGGCGAGAGTAGAAGGAACCCCGAGCGACCCAAATCCAAATGATCCCTTTGCGAAGAttgacagcgagacgctcttcAGAGAAGGAAAGCTCACACCCTCAATCACTATTCTGG GTTGCAACGTGACCATCCCGTCCGAAGTGATTATTCTGAACTCCATCGTCCTCCCACACAAAGACCTGAACCGCAGCTTCAAAAACCAAATTATTCTCTAG
- the gmppaa gene encoding mannose-1-phosphate guanylyltransferase regulatory subunit alpha-A isoform X2: MLKAVILIGGPQKGTRFRPLSFEVPKPLFPVAGVPMLQHHIEACAKVPNMKEILLIGFYQPNEELTRFLFNAQQEFKISIRYLQEYAALGTGGGIYHFRDQIVSGSPEAFFVLNADVCSAFPLAEMLSFQKEHGEPNSFVILGTTANRKQSMNYGCIVENEETNEVLHYVEKPSTFVSDIINCGIYLFNPEIFQHIGSVFQKNQQDMLLEEPTNGWHRAEAIRLEQDIFTALAGQGKLYVYKTLRFWSQIKSAGSAIYASRLYLDQYHTTHPERLATNKEGGPKISGNVYIHPTANIDPTAMLGPNVSIGTGVTIGAGVRVRESIILHGANLQDHCCVLNSIVGWDSTIGKWARVEGTPSDPNPNDPFAKIDSETLFREGKLTPSITILGCNVTIPSEVIILNSIVLPHKDLNRSFKNQIIL; encoded by the exons ATGTTGAAAGCGGTTATCTTAATCGGAGGTCCGCAGAAAG GCACCAGATTCAGGCCTCTGTCTTTTGAAGTACCCAAACCTCTGTTTCCTGTAGCTGGGGTTCCCATGCTCCAGCACCACATTGAAGCATGTGCcaaa GTGCCGAACATGAAAGAAATTCTGCTCATCGGCTTTTATCAGCCAAATGAAGAACTCACCAGATTTCTCTTTAACGCTCAGCAGGAGTTTAAAATTTCCATCAG GTATTTGCAGGAATACGCTGCCCTGGGCACTGGAGGGGGCATCTATCACTTCAGAGATCAGATTGTCTCGGGCAGTCCGGAGGCTTTCTTTGTACTGAATGCTGATGTTTGTTCAGCGTTTCCTCTCGCGGAGATGCTCAGCTTCCAGAAGGAACACGGAGAACCAAACAGCTTTGTTATCCTGGGGACGACG GCAAACAGAAAGCAGTCAATGAATTATGGCTGTATTGTGGAAAACGAGGAAACAAATGAG GTCTTGCATTATGTGGAAAAGCCGAGCACCTTTGTGAGCGACATCATCAACTGCGGCATTTACCTCTTCAACCCCGAGATCTTCCAGCACATCGGCTCCGTCTTTCagaagaaccagcaggacaTGTTGCT AGAGGAGCCAACTAACGGCTGGCACCGAGCGGaggccatcaggctggagcagGACATTTTCACTGCTCTGGCAGGACAGGGCAAACTCTATGTTTATAAAACCCTGCGCTTCTGGAGCCAGATTAAATCTGCTGG gtcTGCAATTTATGCCAGTCGCTTGTACCTCGACCAGTATCACACGACTCATCCTGAACGACTGGCCACAAATAAGGAGGGAGGACCCAAAATAAGTG GCAACGTCTACATTCACCCCACAGCCAATATTGATCCCACTGCTATG TTGGGCCCCAACGTCTCGATCGGCACCGGCGTGACGATCGGCGCTGGAGTCCGAGTTCGAGAGTCCATCATCCTCCATGGTGCCAATTTACAA GATCACTGCTGCGTGCTGAACAGCATCGTGGGATGGGACAGCACCATCGGAAAGTGGGCGAGAGTAGAAGGAACCCCGAGCGACCCAAATCCAAATGATCCCTTTGCGAAGAttgacagcgagacgctcttcAGAGAAGGAAAGCTCACACCCTCAATCACTATTCTGG GTTGCAACGTGACCATCCCGTCCGAAGTGATTATTCTGAACTCCATCGTCCTCCCACACAAAGACCTGAACCGCAGCTTCAAAAACCAAATTATTCTCTAG